Proteins from one Dermacentor variabilis isolate Ectoservices chromosome 1, ASM5094787v1, whole genome shotgun sequence genomic window:
- the LOC142575720 gene encoding uncharacterized protein LOC142575720, translating into MVIAGVRSCLGARTVLRPWPVPEHSSTGLRVPGPAAAVACVKKAECVVQRGVAAYCTRLAPAATNLRESGRTYGQEAMSNTNLSRQPSQVSVTGSGSSNSRIEVSTVQVNENEQGGNLTIYGGAPCNIRTTISSEGTNYQIADQAGQVRNINLPNTRPPSGFQGKYEKRVIIENGVETVEEYQNDRLVSRTVNGVPQQVS; encoded by the exons ATGGTCATCGCGGGCGTGCGCTCGTGCCTTGGAGCACGGACCGTGCTGCGCCCGTGGCCCGTGCCAGAGCATTCGTCGACGGGGCTGCGGGTGCCTGGACCAGCTGCTGCCGTAGCCTGCGTGAAGAAGGCCGAGTGCGTCGTCCAACGGGGCGTAGCGGCCTACTGCACGCGGCTTGCGCCTGCGGCTACAAATCTTCGAG AGAGCGGCCGCACATACGGACAAGAAGCAATGTCGAACACTAACCTCTCCCGCCAACCATCCCAAGTAAGCGTGACGGGATCCGGCAGCTCGAACTCGCGGATAGAAGTGAGCACGGTGCAAGTGAACGAGAACGAGCAGGGCGGAAACCTGACCATCTACGGTGGAGCCCCATGCAACATCCGGACCACCATCTCGTCAGAAGGCACGAACTACCAGATCGCGGACCAGGCTGGCCAG GTAAGGAACATCAATTTGCCGAATACACGCCCACCGTCAGGCTTTCAAGGCAAGTACGAGAAGCGAGTGATCATCGAGAACGGCGTTGAGACCGTCGAGGAGTACCAGAACGACCGGCTTGTGAGCCGTACCGTCAACGGAGTTCCACAGCAAGTCTCCTGA
- the LOC142571372 gene encoding uncharacterized protein LOC142571372, with protein sequence MSNTNVSRPPSQVSVTGSGSSNSRIEVSTVQVNEDEQGGNLTIYGGGQYNIRTTISKEGTNYHIADPTGQVKTINLPNTRSPSGLQGKYEKRVIIDNGVETIEEYQNDRLVSRTVNGVAQPVP encoded by the exons ATGTCGAACACTAACGTCTCCCGCCCACCTTCCCAAGTAAGCGTGACGGGATCCGGCAGCTCGAACTCACGCATAGAAGTGAGCACGGTGCAAGTAAACGAGGACGAGCAGGGCGGTAACTTGACCATCTACGGTGGAGGTCAGTACAACATCCGGACCACCATCTCGAAAGAAGGCACTAACTACCATATCGCGGACCCGACAGGCCAG GTGAAGACCATCAACTTACCGAATACACGCTCACCGTCAGGCTTGCAAGGCAAGTACGAGAAGCGAGTGATAATCGATAATGGCGTTGAGACCATCGAGGAGTACCAGAACGACCGGCTTGTGAGCCGCACCGTCAACGGAGTTGCACAGCCAGTCCCCTGA